From Rutidosis leptorrhynchoides isolate AG116_Rl617_1_P2 chromosome 3, CSIRO_AGI_Rlap_v1, whole genome shotgun sequence, a single genomic window includes:
- the LOC139901666 gene encoding uncharacterized mitochondrial protein AtMg00810-like has product MHQPPGFRDPQYPDHGSDTAYLLLYVDDIVLTASSTGLLQRIITSLHNEFSMTDLGPLNYFLGINATRTASGMFLSQKQYATEIIERAGMPTCHPCRTPVEPGAKLTSHGPAVKDPTLYRSLAGALQYLTFTRPDISYAGTTDLGLQLYASSPTTLVAYSDADWDGCPTTRRSTSGYCVFLGNNLLSWSSKRQLTPSRSSAEAEYRGVANAVAETCWVRNLLRELHCPLTSATLVYCDNVSSVYLSTNPVQHQRTKHIEIDIHFVRDLVAQGQVRVLHVPSRYQFADIFTKGLPFALFDEFRSSLSVRSTPASTAGGC; this is encoded by the exons ATGCATCAGCCTCCCGGGTTTCGCGATCCTCAATACCCGGATCAT GGATCTGATACAGCCTACCTGcttttgtatgttgatgacattgtgttGACTGCTTCTTCCACAGGTTTACTTCAACGGATCATCACTTCCTTACATAACGAATTTTCTATGACAGATTTGGGCCCTTTGAACTACTTTCTTGGCATTAATGCGACTCGTACTGCATCTGGAATGTTCTTATCTCAGAAACAGTACGCTACCGAGATTATAGAGCGGGCGGGTATGCCCACATGTCATCCCTGCAGGACCCCGGTTGAACCAGGGGCCAAACTTACCAGTCACGGCCCTGCTGTGAAAGACCCAACTCTGTACCGCAGCCTTGCAGGAGCTTTACAGTATCTTACATTTACTCGTCCTGACATCTCTTACGCT GGCACTACCGATCTTGGTCTACAGCTCTATGCATCTTCTCCGACTACATTGGTCGCTTACTCTGACGCTGATTGGGATGGTTGCCCCACTACCAGACGCTCTACTTCTGGCTATTGTGTTTTTCTCGGCAACAACCTTTTGTCATGGTCGTCCAAGCGGCAACTCACGCCCTCCCGTTCCAGTGCAGAGGCAGAATACCGTGGAGTTGCCAATGCCGTTGCTGAGACTTGTTGGGTTCGTAATCTTTTGCGAGAGCTTCACTGTCCCCTCACTTCAGCCACTCTGGTTTATTGTGATAATGTCAGCTCCGTCTATCTCTCTACTAATCCGGTTCAACATCAGCGGACCAAGCATATTGAGATTGATATTCACTTTGTTCGCGATCTTGTTGCTCAGGGACAGGTACGGGTCTTACATGTTCCGTCCAGATATCAGTTTGCCGACATCTTCACCAAGGGTCTACCGTTTGCATTATTTGACGAGTTCAGATCCAGTTTGAGCGTCCGGAGTACTCCCGCTtcaactgcggggggatgttag